One region of Passer domesticus isolate bPasDom1 chromosome 19, bPasDom1.hap1, whole genome shotgun sequence genomic DNA includes:
- the FZD9 gene encoding frizzled-9, translating into MAAARLRVALWVLWHFGVGGHGLELAGLEGPRGRAARCQPVDIPMCRGIGYNLTRMPNLLGHESQREAALKLHEFAPLVEYGCHVHLRFFLCSLYAPMCTDQVSASIPACRPMCEQARHKCVPIMEQFNFGWPESLDCGRLPTKNDPNALCMEAPENASAAEPHKGQGMLPVAPRPWPPGTATEGRGPNELGACDNPEKFQYVEKSLSCAPRCSPGVDVYWSREDKDFAFIWMAVWSTLCFVSTAFTVLTFLLDPHRFQYPERPIIFLSMCYNVYSVAFIIRSVAGAENIACDRENGELYIIQEGLESTGCTIVFLILYYFGMASSLWWVVLTLTWFLAAGKKWGHEAIEAHSSYFHMAAWGIPAMKTIVILTMRKVAGDELTGLCYVGSMDINALTGFVLIPLSCYLVVGTSFILTGFVALFHIRKIMKTGGTNTEKLEKLMVKIGVFSILYTVPATCVIVCYFYERLNVDYWMLRALEHGCLRLPGRRATDCSLEASVPTVAVFMLKIFMSLVVGITSGVWVWSSKTLQTWQSLCNRRLGMRTRSKPCSGVSCGGGHCHYKAPTVMLHMTKTDPYLDNPTHV; encoded by the coding sequence ATGGCGGCGGCACGGCTGCGGGtggccctgtgggtgctgtggcATTTTGGAGTGGGCGGTCATGGATTGGAGCTGGCAGGACTGGAGGGCccgcgggggcgggcggcgcggtgCCAGCCTGTGGACATCCCGATGTGCCGGGGTATCGGGTACAATCTGACCCGCATGCCCAACCTGCTGGGACACGAGAGCCAGCGTGAGGCCGCACTGAAGCTGCACGAGTTCGCCCCTCTGGTGGAGTACGGCTGCCACGTTCACCTGCGcttcttcctctgctccctctaCGCACCCATGTGCACCGATCAGGTGAGCGCCAGCATCCCTGCCTGCCGCCCCATGTGTGAGCAGGCCCGCCACAAGTGCGTACCCATCATGGAACAGTTCAATTTCGGCTGGCCTGAGTCACTTGACTGTGGCAGGTTGCCCACCAAGAATGACCCCAATGCCCTCTGCATGGAGGCCCCTGAGAATGCCTCAGCCGCTGAGCCGCACAAGGGACAGGGGATGCTGCCTGTGGCCCCCCGGCCATGGCCACCTGGCACCGCTACTGAGGGACGGGGACCCAATGAGCTGGGAGCTTGTGACAATCCTGAGAAGTTCCAGTACGTGGAGAAGAGCCTCTCGTGCGCACCCAGGTGCTCCCCTGGGGTGGACGTGTATTGGTCCCGGGAGGACAAGGACTTTGCCTTCATCTGGATGGCTGTCTGGTCCACCCTCTGCTTCGTGTCCACTGCCTTCACCGTCCTTACTTTTCTGCTCGACCCCCACCGCTTCCAGTACCCTGAGAGGCCCATCATTTTCCTCTCCATGTGCTACAACGTCTACTCTGTGGCCTTCATCATCCGCTCTGTGGCCGGGGCTGAGAACATTGCCTGTGACCGGGAGAATGGTGAGCTCTACATCAtacaggaggggctggagagcacaggctGCACCATTGTCTTCCTCATCCTCTACTATTTTGGCATGGCTAGCTCTCTCTGGTGGGTTGTCCTCACCCTCACCTGGTTCCTGGCTGCTGGAAAGAAGTGGGGACATGAGGCCATCGAGGCCCACAGCAGCTACTTCCACATGGCTGCCTGGGGCATCCCAGCCATGAAGACCATTGTCATCCTCACCATGCGGAAGGTGGCAGGGGATGAGCTCACAGGGCTGTGCTATGTGGGGAGCATGGACATCAATGCCCTGACTGGCTTTGTCCTCATCCCCCTCTCCTGCTACCTGGTTGTTGGCACCTCCTTCATTCTCACTGGCTTCGTTGCCCTCTTCCACATCCGTAAGATCATGAAGACGGGTGGCACCAACacggagaagctggagaagctgaTGGTGAAGATTGGGGTTTTCTCCATCCTCTACACCGTCCCAGCCACCTGTGTCATTGTCTGCTACTTCTATGAGCGGCTGAATGTGGATTACTGGATGCTGCGGGCGCTGGAGCATGGCTGCCTACGCCTGCCTGGTCGCCGTGCCACCGACTGCTCCCTTGAGGCCTCGGTGCCCACTGTGGCTGTCTTCATGCTCAAGATTTTCATGTCACTGGTGGTGGGCATCACCAGCGGGGTGTGGGTGTGGAGCTCTAAAACACTGCAGACCTGGCAGAGCCTGTGCAACAGGCGGCTGGGCATGAGGACGCGGAGCAAGCCCTGCAGTGGGGTCAGCTGTGGTGGGGGACACTGCCACTACAAAGCCCCCACAGTCATGCTGCACATGACCAAGACTGACCCGTACCTGGACAACCCGACTCACGTCTAG